One genomic region from Argentina anserina chromosome 2, drPotAnse1.1, whole genome shotgun sequence encodes:
- the LOC126784795 gene encoding uncharacterized protein LOC126784795, with the protein MHCSFHTSAGTCYFHYRVRWILGSLMSILIPFWTHKYWRKLQMIEGEAEVVMEEVDNVAKVVDRVATAVEKVSADLADKLPSGHTKLKQLALLIERVSELAAHDAQLTQEFIHKVDALKQDLRDLEKLVQPVVDEIERH; encoded by the exons ATGCATTGTTCTTTCCATACCTCAGCAGGCACTTGTTATTTCCATTACAGGGTAAGATGGATTTTGGGCTCCCTTATGTCCATTTTGATCCCTTTTTGGACGCACAAGTACTGGAGAAAACTGCAAATGATTGAAG GAGAGGCAGAGGTGGTGATGGAAGAGGTTGACAATGTAGCAAAAGTAGTAGATAGAGTTGCCACTGCGGTTGAGAAAGTATCAGCCGATTTAGCAGATAAACTACCATCTGGTCATACAAAACTAAAACAACTTGCTTTGCTGATCGAACGCGTATCCGAACTGGCTGCTCATGATGCTCAACTAACACAAGAATTCATTCACAAG GTGGATGCACTGAAGCAAGACCTACGAGACTTGGAGAAGCTAGTGCAGCCAGttgttgatgagattgaaagaCATTGA